A portion of the Bactrocera neohumeralis isolate Rockhampton chromosome 2, APGP_CSIRO_Bneo_wtdbg2-racon-allhic-juicebox.fasta_v2, whole genome shotgun sequence genome contains these proteins:
- the LOC126765904 gene encoding uncharacterized protein LOC126765904 codes for MAEATSQEFNKKTFLEHYWQKQKELTRRQRQYKTILSTKLSTRKETIMLQSYQNTIDQLHLEKDTLRAQIWVASGETHRRQNDRALSNIQCHVSCQEHLADDIRYYKESIMNLQREISRVNKQVYVLNRRTVPDSQHQAYVARMRKKLDILENQLEVGVRTECAFTAINNELREDLIMLLQHRTTFNEAYTKLVQKLNSDRKYIVDLIEYALGTFESCIHAYEKINIQNKKDAKDRELKMVEMQSIMRNRAADDAKFEFLDCKAHVRIMDDLQPKEYRRREKFRQQHRKRIDLYNTILEKILQYTNSSDVDMVINKFQEQESLYYSYFNYANEMSYHMTLLNNSVNRLFNEISELKHTNHNTLQNQLETIEELDNQLKEKQKKNDELREVRDQNDERLEKLLQGIQIIKDQSRADCKSFEALLGDFTKVNLFNMRHFLKVLEKRVHSITVAQYVRERRVKKHRSECIVKDVVKLCDSVTPLDEIVLTQQCPECGEADATNVDDTDGGEGIQSLNTVLKKLYERINQPEMQYRLHSISQCRLPHSRILAAKRNA; via the coding sequence atgGCGGAGGCTACAAGTCAAGAGTTCAACAAGAAGACCTTCCTCGAGCATTACTGGCAAAAGCAGAAGGAGCTCACACGGCGACAGCGTCAATACAAGACGATACTATCGACGAAGTTGAGTACGCGCAAGGAGACGATCATGTTGCAGAGCTATCAGAACACCATCGATCAATTGCATTTGGAGAAGGATACATTGCGTGCGCAGATTTGGGTTGCCAGCGGCGAAACGCATCGGCGCCAAAACGATCGTGCGCTGTCGAACATACAATGCCACGTGTCATGTCAGGAGCATTTGGCCGACGATATACGTTATTATAAAGAATCCATAATGAATTTGCAACGCGAAATTAGTCGCGTGAACAAACAGGTATACGTACTGAATAGGCGTACAGTGCCCGATTCTCAGCATCAAGCGTATGTGGCACGCATGCGCAAGAAGCTGGACATATTGGAGAATCAGCTGGAGGTGGGCGTGCGTACGGAGTGCGCTTTCACGGCAATTAATAACGAATTGCGCGAAGATTTGATAATGTTGCTGCAACATCGCACGACTTTCAATGAAGCCTACACGAAGCTGGTGCAAAAATTGAACAGCGATAGAAAATATATAGTCGATCTGATCGAATATGCTTTAGGCACTTTTGAGAGTTGCATCCACGCCTacgagaaaataaatatacagaaTAAGAAAGATGCAAAGGATCGTGAATTGAAAATGGTGGAAATGCAGTCGATCATGCGGAATAGAGCGGCCGACGATGCGAAGTTTGAATTTTTGGATTGTAAAGCGCACGTGAGAATAATGGATGACTTGCAGCCGAAAGAGTATCGTCGACGTGAAAAATTCCGTCAGCAACATCGTAAGCGCATCGACTTgtacaatacaatattagagaaaattttacaatacaCCAATTCGAGCGATGTCGATATGGTCATAAACAAGTTCCAAGAGCAAGAGAGTCTTTACTATTCATACTTCAATTACGCCAATGAAATGAGCTATCACATGACTTTGCTAAATAATTCCGTTAATCGATTGTTTAATGAAATCTCCGAACTGAAGCATACGAATCACAATACCTTACAGAATCAACTCGAAACCattgaagagcttgataaccaGTTAAAggagaaacaaaagaaaaacgacGAGCTACGCGAAGTGCGCGATCAAAACGATGAGCGTTTAGAGAAATTGCTACAGGGCATACAAATAATTAAGGATCAATCACGTGCCGATTGCAAGTCGTTCGAAGCATTACTGGGCGATTTCACCAAAGTCAATCTCTTCAATATGCGTCACTTCCTTAAGGTATTGGAGAAGCGCGTACACTCCATAACGGTGGCACAGTATGTGCGCGAGCGTCGTGTTAAGAAGCACAGGAGCGAATGTATTGTCAAGGATGTTGTAAAATTATGCGATAGTGTTACACCGTTAGATGAGATCGTACTCACCCAACAGTGTCCAGAGTGTGGCGAGGCCGATGCCACCAACGTCGATGATACCGATGGTGGCGAGGGCATACAGAGCTTGAATAcggtgttgaaaaaattgtaCGAGCGCATCAATCAACCGGAGATGCAGTATCGCCTGCACAGCATTAGTCAGTGTCGTTTGCCGCACTCGCGCATACTGGCCGCAAAACGTAATGCCTAA